Within the Polymorphobacter megasporae genome, the region ACACCGTAAGCATCGCCTTCGCCAAGGCGTCGTTCGCGCCGTTGTGGAGGACGCCGCAATGCCATGGCCGCGCGAACCCGCGCATCTCGGGGGTGAAGCTGTGGAGCGCAACGAGCTGGGTCGGTTGTCCTCCCGCAATCCGCCGCTCGAGCTCGGCAGCGATGACGGCATGGTACGGCGTATGGATAGCTGCGACCCGCGCGGCGCGCGCAGCCGCGGTGAGCGCGGCGTTGCCCGGGACGGTCGTGCCGTCGCTCACTGCGGGAATCGCGTCGGCCGCACCCGGATCGCGGTTGCAGTCGATCACCAGCCGCGAATAGACCTGCCGGATGAAAACGGCGTCGAGCGCGGCCGCAAGCCGCTGGCCGAGCTCGGCAATCCCGATGTCCCAGCCGATGTGGCGCGACAATTCGGCGTCGCCCAGCCCGAGGTTGGCGAGCGCATTGGGAACCACGCGCCCGGCGTGATCGCCGATCAACAGGAACGATGACCGGCCCGATGGGTTGACCACCGCCGCTGCATCGGGTTCGTTCTGGTCGAGCAAGCCTTGGATCCTCCATGCCGATCCTGACCATCGCGCATATCACGACCTACGCCTACCGCCAGCCGGTCGCGTTCGGCGATCACCGGATCATGGTCCGCCCGCGCGAAAGCTACGACCAGCGGCTGTTGGCTTCGCGGCTCGACATCGACCCGGCGCCGTCCGAGGTCCGCTGGCTCCAGGACGTGTTCGGCAATTCGGTGGCAATCGCGTGCTTCAATCGCCGCGCGACGAGGTTGCGGATCGCCGGGCACACCCGACTCGATCACCGACCGCAGGCGATCGAGGCCGTCGCGGTCGAAAGCTATGCGCGGCGCTACCCGTTCACCTATTCGTCCGAGGACATGCCCGACCTGCTGCGCTCGATCGAGCGCCAGCACCACGACCCAGACCGCATCGTCGACCGCTGGGCGCGGAGTTTCATCGGTGGCGAGGGGCGGATCGAAACGACCGAGCTGCTCGCGACGATGACGGCAACGATTCGGCGTGAGTTCGCCTATCTTGCGCGGCACGAAGCGGGAACGCAGACGCCGATCGAAACGCTCCAGCGGCGGCGCGGAACCTGCCGTGACTTCGCTGTGCTGATGATCGAGGCAGCGCGCGCGCTCGGCCTCGCCGCACGATTCGTGTCGGGCTACGTCTATGACCCGCATTCGAAGAACGATCGGCTCGGCGGCGGCAACACGCATGCGTGGGTGCGCATCTTTCTCCCCGGCTCGGGCTGGGTCGAATACGACCCGACCAACGGCATCGTCGGCAACGTCGGACTCGTCCGCGTCGCCATCGCCCGCGACCCGTATCAAGCGGTCCCGCTATCGGGAACGTGGAGCGGCTTCCCTGCAAGTGAACTCGGAATGGACGTGAGCGTTAACGTTACCGTCGACGATCCCGAGGAGTAAGACCGATGTTGATCCGCGCTGGTTATGACATCGCTTTCGCCGCGACCGCGCCGACGCCGATGATGGCGATGCTCAGCATCCACCCGTCGCGCAACAAGGATCTCAAGACGCCGCACCGGCTCCTCGCCAGTCCCGACGTCCCGACCTACGACTATGTCGATGCGTTTGGGAACACCTGCACCCGGCTAACCGTCCCGGCAGGCGGGGTGACGCTGAGCTGCGATTTCATCATCGAGGATAGCGGCATCCCCGACATCCAGTCGCCGCATGCGATCCAGCATCCGATCGAGGAGCTGCCTGACGACATCCTGATCTATCTGCTCGGCAGCCGCTACTGCGAGACCGACCGGCTGTCGGACACGGCATGGTCGTTGTTCGGCCACATCCCCGCGGGGTGGCAGCGGGTATTGGCGATCGTCAACTTTGCGCACAACCGGATCAAGTTTGGCTATCAGGATGCGCGTCCGACCCGGACGGCCTGGGACGCGCATCAGGAGCAGGTTGGCGTCTGCCGCGACTTCGCGCATCTTGCGATTACGCTGTGCCGCTGCATGAATATCCCGGCGCGCTATTGCACCGGCTATCTCGGCGACATCGGCGTCGAGCCGATCGACGCGGCGATGGATTTCAGCGCGTGGTTCGACGTCTATCTTGGCGGCGAGTGGCACACCTTCGATGCGCGCCACAACCAACCGCGGATCGGGCGCATCCTGATGGCACGCGGGCGCGACGCGACGGATACCGCGCTGACGACCGCCTTCGGTCCGGCGGTTCTCAGCCGGTTCGAGGTGCACACCGACGAAGTGCCTGAGGTCAATCCGGCGATGGGCGCGACTGCCGCGACCGGTGCCGCCGAGCAGTATATCTAGGCTGGGACGCAAAATGGCGGGGCCGCCGTGTCCGGCGGCCCCGCCAATCTGCACGAAGCCAGCTTAGGCTGTGACCGACACGCGGCGGCGGCGTGTGGCAAAACCGACGAGACCGAAACCGGCGATCATCATTGCCCAGCTGCTCGGCTCGGGGATCGTGTTGCCGCTGATGGTGTTGAAGAAGCCGACGGTGTGGTTGTCGGATTCATAACCAGCGTTCGCTGTCGTCTCGCGGAAGACGACCTTGTCGAACGTCCCCGAGAGATCGAAGAAGTTGATGAAGACGTACGGCTGGGTGTTGTTGTCGCCAAGGAACGGCGCATCGGGGTTGCCGAGGTAGGCGGGCTTCGAGATCGTCGCGGCAAGGACGCCGGCGGGGTTCAGCGTGCCGACAAGCGTTTCACCCTTGTAGAAATCGACGACGTTGCCGGTGTCGAGCGCCGAGAGGTAATAGCCGAAATAGTTGATCCCGTTCGGCACGGTGATCGGATCGGCGGTCAAGGTCAGGCTGTATGACGGCGTATAATCGAAGGCGACGGCATATTTGCCCGAACCGCCGGCACCGCCGTACTGGTCCGCATTATTGATCTGAAGGCCCGAATAGCTTCCCGTGATCGCACCGGAGGTGCCGAAATCGGTCGTGAACGACTGGCCGCTGCCGGTGCTGCGCGAGTTGAAATCCTCGACGCCGTCGATGTCGAAGCCGGCGCTGCTGTGTTCGACGCCCGGGTTTTCGTACGTGATCTTGAATGTGTCGAGAGCGAAGGCCGGAGCCGATACCACGAGGGCCAGGCCAAGGGCCGCAAGGGTCGATAGCGAACGCATCATAAAAAATCTCCCGAGCGCG harbors:
- a CDS encoding Npun_F0296 family exosortase-dependent surface protein, with the protein product MMRSLSTLAALGLALVVSAPAFALDTFKITYENPGVEHSSAGFDIDGVEDFNSRSTGSGQSFTTDFGTSGAITGSYSGLQINNADQYGGAGGSGKYAVAFDYTPSYSLTLTADPITVPNGINYFGYYLSALDTGNVVDFYKGETLVGTLNPAGVLAATISKPAYLGNPDAPFLGDNNTQPYVFINFFDLSGTFDKVVFRETTANAGYESDNHTVGFFNTISGNTIPEPSSWAMMIAGFGLVGFATRRRRVSVTA
- a CDS encoding N-formylglutamate amidohydrolase codes for the protein MLDQNEPDAAAVVNPSGRSSFLLIGDHAGRVVPNALANLGLGDAELSRHIGWDIGIAELGQRLAAALDAVFIRQVYSRLVIDCNRDPGAADAIPAVSDGTTVPGNAALTAAARAARVAAIHTPYHAVIAAELERRIAGGQPTQLVALHSFTPEMRGFARPWHCGVLHNGANDALAKAMLTVFRADRALVVGDNDPYAMDNIDYTIPRHAFAAGLPYVEIEIRQDLLASRAGIDEWSARLTAMLPAALDLAAPSPT
- a CDS encoding transglutaminase-like domain-containing protein, yielding MLIRAGYDIAFAATAPTPMMAMLSIHPSRNKDLKTPHRLLASPDVPTYDYVDAFGNTCTRLTVPAGGVTLSCDFIIEDSGIPDIQSPHAIQHPIEELPDDILIYLLGSRYCETDRLSDTAWSLFGHIPAGWQRVLAIVNFAHNRIKFGYQDARPTRTAWDAHQEQVGVCRDFAHLAITLCRCMNIPARYCTGYLGDIGVEPIDAAMDFSAWFDVYLGGEWHTFDARHNQPRIGRILMARGRDATDTALTTAFGPAVLSRFEVHTDEVPEVNPAMGATAATGAAEQYI
- a CDS encoding transglutaminase family protein — encoded protein: MPILTIAHITTYAYRQPVAFGDHRIMVRPRESYDQRLLASRLDIDPAPSEVRWLQDVFGNSVAIACFNRRATRLRIAGHTRLDHRPQAIEAVAVESYARRYPFTYSSEDMPDLLRSIERQHHDPDRIVDRWARSFIGGEGRIETTELLATMTATIRREFAYLARHEAGTQTPIETLQRRRGTCRDFAVLMIEAARALGLAARFVSGYVYDPHSKNDRLGGGNTHAWVRIFLPGSGWVEYDPTNGIVGNVGLVRVAIARDPYQAVPLSGTWSGFPASELGMDVSVNVTVDDPEE